A window of Gossypium raimondii isolate GPD5lz chromosome 7, ASM2569854v1, whole genome shotgun sequence genomic DNA:
CTTATTAATTTGTATCGAAGTTGATGGGtcttatgttattttctttcctttatttttggtTGCACTAGCTGCACCGAGTGCATTATTAGCATCCGATTGTCCCTTCATTATTCCTCTAGGACCGTTTTCATAGGCGTTTCCAGTTTCAGGTGTTTCATTCAAACATGTTTCTTACTTCAAATTTGCTATTGTTTTCTTCTCGAGTGTTTTTGAGTATTTGTTAGATTTATTTCTGATAATTGTATCAGTTCATGGAAGCTAAGAAATTGATTTCTTATGTCCTAAAGTCTTTGGGAAAACGTTTAATGAAAAGAACGAAGACGTTATTATTGGTTGTTTTTTCTTTGCATAGGCACCCATAAAGGGCATCCTTTCGTTGCAAAGGGCAGCAATGTTCAGAGCCAGCAGTGAGAGGTGGAAACTAGGCATTAGATCATTTAGTACTCAAGGAGCAACAACTGCTGGTGCTCCACAGGCACCCCCTCCTCCACCACCACCTGAAAAAACCCATTTTGGTGGTTTAAAAGATGAAGATCGTATTTTCACCAACTTATATGGGTTGCATGATCCTTTTCTCAAAGGTGCCATGAAACGTGGTGACTGGTATAGAACCAAGGATTTAGTACTCAAGGGTGCTGATTGGATTGTCAATGAAATGAAGAAATCTGGACTCCGAGGACGTGGTGGTGCTGGATTTCCATCAGGCCTCAAATGGTCTTTTATGCCAAAAGTATCTGATGGCCGTCCTTCTTATCTTGTTGTCAATGCTGATGAAAGTGAACCCGGAACCTGTAAAGACAGGGAAATCATGCGGCATGATCCACACAAACTATTGGAGGGCTGCTTGATTGCTGGGGTTGGGATGAGAGCTACAGCTGCTTATATCTACATTAGGGGTGAATATGTGAATGAACGTAAAAACCTTGAAAGAGCTAGAAAAGAAGCATATGAAGCTGGACTGTTGGGCAAAAATGCATGTGGTTCTGGTTATGATTTTGACGTTCACATACATTTTGGTGCTGGTGCTTATATTTGTGGTGAAGAAACAGCACTTCTAGAGAGCCTTGAAGGAAAACAAGGAAAACCTAGATTGAAGCCTCCTTTCCCTGCTAATGCTGGGTTATATGGCTGTCCCACCACTGTCACAAATGTGGAGACGGTGGCTGTTTCTCCCACAATATTGAGACGTGGTCCTGAGTGGTTTGCCAGTTTTGGCAGGAAGAACAATTCTGGGACAAAATTGTTTTGTGTCTCAGGTCACGTCAACAAGCCTTGCACAGTTGAGGAGGAGATGAGTATACCACTTAAGGAGTTGATAGAGAGGCACTGCGGAGGCATCAGAGGTGGATGGGACAATTTACTTGCAGTAATACCAGGAGGTTCATCTGTTCCACTTTTACCCAAGCACATATGTGATGATGTCCTGATGGATTATGATGCACTCAAGGCTGTCCAGTCAGGACTGGGAACCGCTGCAGTAATTGTGATGGATAAATCAACTGATGTTGTAGATGCAATTGCGAGGCTTTCGTACTTCTACAAGCACGAGAGTTGTGGACAGTGCACGCCCTGCAGAGAAGGGACTGGATGGCTATGGATGATCATGGAAAGATTGAAAGTTGGAAATGCAAAGTTGGAAGAGATTGACATGCTTCAGGAGGTGACCAAGCAGATTGAAGGGCACACAATTTGCGCTTTAGGTGATGCAGCAGCTTGGCCTGTGCAGGGTCTAATACGGCATTTTAGGCCAGAGCTCGAGAGAAGGATTAGGGAGCGTGCAGAAAGGGAGTTGCTCGAGGCTTCTGCGTAATTTCTGCTCAGGTTGCTTCTGGCATCTTTTTGACTTTCAGTTTTTGGTGCATCTTTTTCTTCCAATATATGAAGTACTCTCAACTTGCTTGATTTGGCATTTTAGTTATCAATTTCCTTTTCGTTATGTGAAAATGCTCGTTTTTATGGGTGCATGCTTTCACAACAAACTGTACCCTGGTACACTCATGAATAATTTcatgagaagaaaaaataagGTGCTGGTTTGTACAACGCCTGTAGATGAATtaacttatttcttttaatgtcCTTAAggatttcattttagtttttccttatCATCTGGCAGTGGCAACCTAACAATGGTTGCCTGGTCACTTAAAAAAGGTCAAAAGAACTGTACATATTCTCTTTATTAATTAGTATCTGTTTTTCTGGTTGCTAGACAATGATTTTGTTAGAAGAATTTGAAAGAATAAGTAGGAAGAAAAGCAACGGAAGGAGGCATAAGATATATCCATATCAAGTTTAGTTATTTCCAAGTGGAAAATGGCATATAGGAAACAATTTTAATTAGGCAGTGCATCCTTAGTCCTATGTGCATAACATTTAGCTCCCCTTTTTAAGCCATGGAAATGAGTAGGATAGCGTACCTATTACCTGTTTTCCTATCCTATGCATGTTCTTACAGCGCATATAAATCAGTTCTAGCAGGCTACCATCTGAAGTTTTCTCCTTGACAAGTTGTGTCATGCAATGTGGGGGAATTACACATGCAAAAGTGGATATTATGGAGTAAAATTGGAAGTACTCGAAACTTGGAGGATAGGTTACTCAGGAACCTGGTGGTCTGGTAGTGTTCTATTTGGTTTCTGCTAAGCTGTTGTGTTAACAACATTTCActgttttagaaaataatgaacGTCTCTAATGTCTGGCCGGGGGGGGTACTTGTTTTGTTTCTCATAGCATCcacaacattttctttttggccCATTATCTGTAATTTTTCTGTTCGCAAcatattatgatatatgtattttGCTATATCATAGATGTTgcaaaaggataaaaataaatgtttcctaaGATATAAAATTGAAGTTGTATTATGTGCTGAaatgaatagaataaaaatatgcatCAGCAAAATAGCTTGGGTGCTTGTGCTGGAGCTACGGGTGTAATCCCGACGAGTTTAAGCAGTAACAGCGCGTTTGGTTGGAGGGAATTGCTATTCCACTCCCTCCTTATTCTTTAATGAACAGTGTTAACTGAATGAGCCATTCCATGGAATGCCATTCCTTGTTTATTCAACAAATTTGCTGAATCCATATTTGGTGGTTAGTGGTAAGAATAGACAATTCAGCAGTAATAgcgattttttttattcccaATCATGTCCGTTTTTTTTACTGTTATTCTTCTTCATCAATTTTGTGTCATGCAGATGATCTCCAATGGTTCCAAGAACAATGtggttagattttttttttacaagaaaaaagaggaaaaaccTCAAAATTTGCAACAACagcttaaaaaaatatttattatatattaataatatattttatttaaatacttttattatctatttataatttaaataaatttttatttttatttttaaagattaaagttgttttttttttatctattccTACCTattctattcaaccaaacaatgtAATATTTGAAtcctatttcattcaattacaACTCTATTACAACCTTATTTCATTATAGTCTTATTCCGTTATAATGAACCAAATGTGTTGTAAGAATTTTGGAATTAATTTGACACGAAAGATGTcccattttaagttttaaccTTGATGAAATACACCAAAAtgatgtaaaatattttaatagtaatagAAACTATCTTTTTAGCTCTCAATGTTTgtaatatttctttaatttgacTTTActatttgcattaaaaataaaattgaaattaaaaatttatatcttCAAAAAGGGACAAAGAACATTTAATtcctaaatttgaatatttttttaatttactctAAAACTTCTTTTTGGTCCATATTAATCCTCAAATTggattttatcttaataatttagtcttttttaaacATCATGACAATTTACGATTTTGCTATATCATcacttaaattttgttaaaaatatataaaaatctaaaaaatagaatatgTTAATGCTTATAAAAGATTATAGAAAATTTgcaaagaattataaaaattatagaaaaaatataaaagctaTAAAAATTTATGGGTTATTTGATCTCATCTAATCACTTTTACTATtagtaatataaatatttttatgtatatattttccaAACCAGCATTGTATGTCAATATTAAAAGTACAAGTATACCAAATTGTATTTAAAGTCTGAACAAATAAAACCCACACAGAAAACACAGagcaattataaatttcaaacttaaattatttcaaaatttaaatataatgaaaaaattcTTATATATTCTGTTTAAGTTTGATACTTTTACATCATGCTAAAGTGATTacttattaatgttattattaagaGATCATCAATGGAGAATTAGGGAGGAAAAGATGGTGCGGTTTAGATCCTTATAGGACGGAGAGTTGTTAGTGATACCGAGAAATGCATGTAAAGGGACTTTGGTATGGATTCCCGTTGTGGTTATGATATTTATGTAAAACAATTGTCTCCCGATTGAAAGAAAGGTTATAAAATGACATTTACCTGAAACGAAAatttacttgtatttttttctacAAAAAATTACAGTAATTCGCAAGCTTTTGAACTTATACCGACATTTTGGACATTGCACGCGATCATAAGGATATCAAATTGAGATAAAGTGCAACTATGAACGTACCTACAAATAAATAAGTTggttgataataataaattgtaggATAACTCCGTCACATGATGTTAGCTTGATAATTATAATAATCGGGTTTACATCTAGTTCTATCTCTTACGATGAAATTAGTTATCTCATTAATAGTTGAGTACACTGCTTATGATTACCGTAATGCAGATTAAATTTTCAGTAATATATGTTAAACTTTTAAACAATGGGGAATGCTTAAACCTTCCATGCGTCTT
This region includes:
- the LOC105791265 gene encoding NADH dehydrogenase [ubiquinone] flavoprotein 1, mitochondrial — translated: MAPIKGILSLQRAAMFRASSERWKLGIRSFSTQGATTAGAPQAPPPPPPPEKTHFGGLKDEDRIFTNLYGLHDPFLKGAMKRGDWYRTKDLVLKGADWIVNEMKKSGLRGRGGAGFPSGLKWSFMPKVSDGRPSYLVVNADESEPGTCKDREIMRHDPHKLLEGCLIAGVGMRATAAYIYIRGEYVNERKNLERARKEAYEAGLLGKNACGSGYDFDVHIHFGAGAYICGEETALLESLEGKQGKPRLKPPFPANAGLYGCPTTVTNVETVAVSPTILRRGPEWFASFGRKNNSGTKLFCVSGHVNKPCTVEEEMSIPLKELIERHCGGIRGGWDNLLAVIPGGSSVPLLPKHICDDVLMDYDALKAVQSGLGTAAVIVMDKSTDVVDAIARLSYFYKHESCGQCTPCREGTGWLWMIMERLKVGNAKLEEIDMLQEVTKQIEGHTICALGDAAAWPVQGLIRHFRPELERRIRERAERELLEASA